One window of Agromyces rhizosphaerae genomic DNA carries:
- a CDS encoding HNH endonuclease signature motif containing protein has product MSNPLAALAAHVDALGGEWVGALPAGGGVRGDLQSEVERMSDAGLVRVTDAVAQVRRDTEALLARVADEVARRSRSEFGSEGLAKQQGFHNPARLVASSTGGSTGDAMRLLSVGAATRERESFSGERMPAKHPSVAAAVGSGSISLDAASAITSMLERVALRADPEAMRGVEATLVSHAASLPLAMLQRAIRQAEAMLDQDGVAPREEELRQQRGITLREGRDGMVHVSGRLDPETAAPVKAALESLVSDALRRRRGGAGAAAADASGLANVSAAFTGGDASGECAGDDSAFANVALANADGAAPAIDDHRTIPQLQADALADLARHCLGCRDTLPPLAKTTAVVRVDLETLREGLGVATIDGIDQPVSAATARRMAADAELIPAVLGGDSVPLDLGRAARLFTKEQRLALGERDGGCASCGQNISYVEAHHIRWWERDAGPTDLNNGVLLCSFCHHRVHDDGWTITVRDGTVWFTPPPHADPTLTPRLGGRARFEVRLDAAA; this is encoded by the coding sequence ATGTCGAACCCCCTCGCAGCCCTCGCCGCGCATGTCGATGCGCTCGGTGGCGAGTGGGTCGGCGCGCTGCCCGCGGGCGGTGGGGTGCGGGGTGATCTGCAGTCCGAGGTCGAGCGCATGAGCGACGCCGGGCTGGTGCGGGTGACGGATGCGGTGGCGCAGGTGCGTCGCGACACCGAAGCGCTGCTCGCGCGGGTCGCCGACGAGGTCGCGCGGCGGTCCCGGTCGGAGTTCGGGTCGGAGGGGCTGGCGAAGCAGCAGGGCTTCCACAACCCGGCGCGGCTGGTGGCGTCGTCGACCGGCGGATCGACCGGTGACGCCATGCGGCTGCTCAGCGTGGGCGCGGCGACGCGCGAGCGCGAGTCGTTCTCAGGCGAGCGGATGCCCGCGAAGCACCCCTCCGTCGCCGCGGCCGTGGGGTCCGGGTCGATCAGCCTCGACGCGGCGTCGGCGATCACGTCGATGCTCGAGCGCGTGGCGCTGCGCGCCGACCCCGAGGCGATGCGCGGGGTCGAGGCGACGCTCGTCTCGCACGCGGCATCGTTGCCGCTGGCGATGCTGCAGCGGGCGATCCGGCAGGCCGAGGCGATGCTCGACCAGGACGGGGTGGCGCCCCGCGAGGAGGAGTTGCGGCAGCAGCGCGGCATCACGCTGCGCGAGGGGCGCGACGGCATGGTGCACGTGTCGGGCCGGCTCGACCCCGAGACCGCCGCGCCCGTGAAGGCCGCGCTCGAGTCGCTCGTGAGCGACGCGCTGCGCCGGCGGCGTGGTGGTGCTGGCGCTGCTGCGGCGGATGCCTCTGGGCTGGCCAATGTCAGCGCGGCGTTCACCGGTGGCGATGCCTCCGGCGAGTGCGCAGGCGACGACTCCGCGTTCGCGAACGTCGCGCTCGCGAACGCCGACGGAGCCGCGCCGGCGATCGACGATCACCGCACGATCCCGCAGTTGCAGGCCGACGCGCTCGCCGACCTCGCCCGGCACTGCCTGGGCTGCCGCGACACGCTTCCGCCGCTCGCGAAGACCACTGCGGTCGTGCGCGTCGACCTCGAAACGCTGCGGGAAGGACTCGGCGTCGCGACGATCGACGGCATCGACCAGCCGGTCTCGGCGGCCACGGCCCGTCGCATGGCGGCCGACGCCGAGCTGATCCCTGCCGTGCTCGGCGGCGACAGCGTGCCGCTCGACCTCGGCCGCGCCGCGCGCCTCTTCACGAAGGAGCAGCGCCTCGCGCTCGGCGAACGCGACGGCGGCTGCGCGAGCTGCGGGCAGAACATCAGCTACGTGGAGGCCCACCACATCCGCTGGTGGGAGCGCGACGCCGGCCCGACCGACCTCAACAACGGCGTGCTCTTGTGCAGCTTCTGCCACCACCGCGTCCACGACGACGGCTGGACCATCACCGTCCGCGACGGAACCGTCTGGTTCACGCCACCTCCGCACGCCGACCCCACCCTCACCCCACGCCTCGGCGGCCGCGCCCGCTTCGAGGTGCGGCTCGACGCTGCCGCGTAG
- a CDS encoding SRPBCC family protein has protein sequence MFDISLDIDAHVSSMAQSGERAVAGVTTGWIGLGETVTWRARHFGIWFTMTSEIADLERPSRFVDRQVRGPFRAFTHVHEFEASGTGTRMTDRITVASPIFGRLAERLVLVPYLRRLIAKRNAHLLEALGRA, from the coding sequence ATGTTCGACATCTCGCTCGACATCGACGCGCACGTGTCGTCGATGGCGCAGTCCGGGGAGCGTGCGGTCGCCGGGGTGACCACCGGGTGGATCGGACTCGGCGAGACGGTGACCTGGCGGGCGCGGCACTTCGGCATCTGGTTCACCATGACGTCGGAGATCGCCGATCTGGAGCGTCCGTCCCGGTTCGTCGACCGGCAGGTGCGGGGGCCGTTCCGGGCGTTCACGCACGTCCACGAGTTCGAGGCGTCCGGCACGGGAACGCGGATGACCGACCGCATCACGGTCGCGTCCCCGATCTTCGGCCGCCTCGCCGAGCGGCTGGTACTCGTGCCCTACCTGCGCCGACTCATCGCGAAGCGGAACGCGCACCTGCTCGAGGCGCTGGGGCGGGCGTGA
- a CDS encoding DUF202 domain-containing protein, with protein MSSVVPSYEGRDPGLQPERTALSWSRTALAIAVNALLVLRSGFVSDQPLLAALGVALFAAAAAAAAYGVVRARELGHEGGVVMPSAWPLLAVAAVVLLAAVGGVASIVVEAGR; from the coding sequence GTGAGTTCCGTCGTTCCGTCGTACGAGGGCCGTGACCCCGGGCTCCAGCCCGAGCGCACGGCCCTGTCGTGGAGCCGCACGGCGCTCGCGATCGCGGTGAACGCCCTGCTCGTGCTGCGCTCGGGGTTCGTCTCCGACCAGCCGTTGCTGGCGGCGCTGGGCGTCGCGCTGTTCGCGGCGGCGGCCGCGGCCGCGGCCTACGGGGTCGTGCGTGCGCGCGAGCTCGGCCACGAGGGCGGCGTAGTGATGCCGTCGGCGTGGCCGCTGCTCGCGGTCGCGGCGGTCGTGCTGCTCGCGGCGGTGGGCGGCGTCGCCTCGATCGTGGTGGAGGCGGGGCGATGA
- a CDS encoding DUF202 domain-containing protein, which produces MAQPRWRSEGEDPDYRFTLANERTFLAWIRTALALLAGGVLLFEFASTIGPRVLVVVLAVGLAVVAAALGGLSYVRWRANEIAMRHGRALPYSIAVPVLAAVALLGAATIAVMILLG; this is translated from the coding sequence ATGGCACAGCCGCGCTGGCGCTCGGAGGGCGAGGACCCGGACTACCGGTTCACCCTCGCCAACGAGCGCACGTTCCTCGCGTGGATCCGCACGGCGCTGGCGCTGCTCGCCGGCGGCGTGCTGCTGTTCGAGTTCGCCTCGACGATCGGGCCGCGCGTGCTGGTCGTCGTGCTCGCGGTCGGGCTCGCGGTGGTCGCCGCGGCGCTCGGCGGCCTGTCGTACGTGCGCTGGCGGGCGAACGAGATCGCGATGCGCCACGGGCGCGCGCTGCCGTACAGCATCGCCGTGCCCGTGCTCGCGGCCGTCGCCCTGCTCGGGGCGGCGACCATCGCCGTGATGATCTTGCTGGGCTGA
- a CDS encoding SRPBCC family protein, producing MFDISLDIDAHVSSMAQSGERAVAGVTTGRIGLGETVTWRARHFGIWFTMTSEIAELERPYRFVDRQVRGPFRAFTHAHEFEASGTGTRMTDRITVASPIFGRLAERLVLVPYLRRLISRRNAHLLAALGRA from the coding sequence ATGTTCGACATCTCGCTCGACATCGACGCGCACGTGTCATCGATGGCGCAGTCCGGGGAACGTGCGGTCGCCGGGGTGACCACCGGGCGGATCGGCCTCGGCGAGACCGTGACTTGGCGGGCGCGCCACTTCGGCATCTGGTTCACCATGACGTCGGAGATCGCCGAGCTGGAGCGTCCGTATCGGTTCGTCGACCGACAGGTGCGCGGGCCGTTCCGAGCGTTTACGCACGCCCACGAGTTCGAGGCGTCCGGCACCGGAACGCGGATGACCGACCGCATCACGGTCGCGTCCCCGATCTTCGGCCGCCTCGCGGAGCGGCTGGTGCTCGTGCCCTACCTGCGCCGGCTCATCTCGAGGCGGAACGCGCATCTGCTTGCAGCGCTGGGGCGGGCGTGA
- a CDS encoding MFS transporter — MTAPETQATDARRRMPAAWQRRPFRRLAGAWVFSNIGDSALFLMMAVWVNDLTGSGSAAAIVFVMFGLAALSAPFLGEVADRFSRRKLLALANAAMVPLLLVLLFVQEASDVWIIYVVMLLYGCVGYLTAAAQSGLIRDLLPDEELASGNGLLSTIDQAARLLSPLIGTALYVFAGPVWVIGTTMATFAIASVLIARIDLQETPPTPAAERAHYWTELGAGVRHIAASPMLALFTIVITVAFASTGLSNATIFPALGGLGLDSAWLGIIVTAQGVGSLIGGITAARVVGRLGESRTIALGVAIVGLGLLPTAGWWAWLAVAAIPFVGLGVVWVIVAYATHRQRTTPARLQGRVGAAANLAINVPQTLATLLGAALLGIVDYRLLIVANVLVVLGAAVAAVWPRRVRADAPAANRPRLPDAETVEASPGPDPSA, encoded by the coding sequence ATGACCGCCCCCGAGACCCAGGCGACGGATGCCCGTCGCCGCATGCCCGCAGCCTGGCAGCGCCGACCGTTCCGCCGCCTCGCCGGCGCGTGGGTCTTCAGCAACATCGGCGACAGCGCGCTGTTCCTGATGATGGCGGTCTGGGTGAACGACCTCACCGGTTCGGGCTCCGCCGCCGCGATCGTCTTCGTGATGTTCGGGCTCGCCGCGCTCAGCGCCCCGTTCCTGGGCGAGGTCGCCGACCGGTTCTCGCGCCGCAAGCTGCTCGCGCTCGCGAACGCCGCCATGGTGCCGCTGCTGCTCGTGCTGCTGTTCGTGCAGGAGGCATCCGATGTCTGGATCATCTACGTCGTCATGCTGCTGTACGGCTGCGTCGGGTACCTCACGGCGGCCGCGCAGTCGGGGCTGATCCGCGACCTGCTGCCCGACGAGGAGCTCGCCTCGGGCAACGGCCTGCTCTCGACGATCGACCAGGCCGCGCGCCTGCTCTCGCCGCTCATCGGCACGGCGCTGTACGTCTTCGCCGGCCCCGTCTGGGTCATCGGCACGACCATGGCGACGTTCGCCATCGCGTCGGTGCTCATCGCCCGCATCGACCTGCAGGAGACCCCGCCGACGCCCGCCGCCGAGCGCGCGCACTACTGGACCGAGCTCGGCGCGGGCGTGCGCCATATCGCCGCCTCGCCCATGCTCGCCCTCTTCACGATCGTGATCACCGTCGCGTTCGCGTCGACCGGCCTGTCGAACGCGACCATCTTCCCGGCGCTCGGCGGCCTCGGGCTCGACAGCGCGTGGCTCGGCATCATCGTCACCGCGCAGGGCGTGGGTTCGCTCATCGGCGGCATCACCGCCGCGCGGGTCGTCGGCCGGCTGGGGGAGTCGCGCACCATCGCGCTCGGCGTCGCCATCGTCGGCCTCGGCCTGCTGCCGACCGCGGGCTGGTGGGCGTGGCTCGCGGTCGCCGCGATCCCGTTCGTCGGTCTCGGCGTCGTCTGGGTCATCGTCGCCTACGCGACGCACCGCCAGCGCACCACGCCCGCCCGCCTGCAGGGCCGTGTCGGTGCCGCCGCGAACCTCGCGATCAACGTGCCGCAGACCCTCGCGACGCTGCTCGGCGCCGCCCTGCTCGGCATCGTCGACTACCGGCTGCTCATCGTGGCGAACGTGCTCGTCGTGCTCGGCGCGGCGGTTGCGGCGGTGTGGCCGCGGCGGGTGCGGGCGGACGCTCCGGCAGCGAACCGACCGAGGCTGCCTGACGCGGAAACGGTCGAAGCGTCCCCAGGCCCGGATCCCAGCGCCTGA
- a CDS encoding 50S ribosomal protein L25/general stress protein Ctc, translating to MADDNKLSAELRTQFGKGAARKIRAADKIPAVLYGHGTDPQHLTLPGHETALIVRKANAVLTLDIEGGTQLALVKDVQRDPVRQLIEHLDLIVVKKGEKVHVEVPVHLEGEPVAGLIADLDAHTLQLEVEATHIPENVVVSVEGLEDGSQIHASDVKLPKGAALLTEGDVLVVHVHEPQKVDLGEEPAAEEEAAEETAEAAAEESAEAAE from the coding sequence ATGGCTGACGACAACAAGCTGAGCGCAGAGCTCCGCACCCAGTTCGGCAAGGGAGCGGCTCGCAAGATCCGCGCCGCCGACAAGATCCCCGCCGTGCTCTACGGCCACGGCACCGACCCGCAGCACCTCACGCTGCCCGGTCACGAGACCGCGCTCATCGTGCGCAAGGCCAACGCCGTGCTCACGCTCGACATCGAGGGCGGCACACAGCTCGCGCTCGTCAAGGACGTGCAGCGCGACCCGGTGCGCCAGCTCATCGAGCACCTCGACCTCATCGTCGTGAAGAAGGGCGAGAAGGTCCACGTCGAGGTGCCCGTGCACCTCGAGGGCGAGCCCGTCGCCGGCCTCATCGCCGACCTCGACGCGCACACCCTGCAGCTCGAGGTCGAGGCGACCCACATCCCCGAGAACGTCGTCGTGTCGGTCGAGGGCCTGGAGGACGGCTCGCAGATCCACGCGTCCGACGTGAAGCTCCCCAAGGGCGCCGCGCTGCTCACCGAGGGCGACGTGCTCGTCGTGCACGTGCACGAGCCGCAGAAGGTCGACCTGGGCGAGGAGCCCGCCGCCGAGGAGGAGGCCGCCGAGGAGACCGCCGAGGCCGCTGCCGAGGAGTCGGCCGAGGCCGCCGAGTAG
- the gndA gene encoding NADP-dependent phosphogluconate dehydrogenase: protein MAATAATANIGVVGLAVMGSNLARNLASREGNTVAVFNRTWSKTETLITEHPEAGFVASEEIDDFVASLQQPRTAIIMVKAGAGTDAVINELADRFEPGDIIVDGGNALFTDTIRREKALRERGLNFVGAGISGGEEGALLGPSIMPGGSAQAWETLGPILKSIAAVAEGEPCVTHIGTDGAGHFVKMIHNGIEYADMQLIAEAYDLIRRGTGKSPAEIAEVFAEWNRGELESYLIEITAEVLRQVDAETGKPLVDVILDQAGAKGTGAWTVKSALDLGIPVSGIAEAVFARSLSSKPAQRAAASDLPGPAEAWTVDDADAFIEDVRKALFASKIVAYSQGFDEIVAGAEEYGWDIHKGEVAKIWRGGCIIRAQFLNRITDAYAADPGLVALLTAPYFRDALTESQEAWRRVVVAAAQAGIPSPAFSSSLAYYDGLRADRLPAALVQGQRDFFGAHTYQRVDKDGIFHTLWSGDRTEIETDGPSH, encoded by the coding sequence GTGGCAGCAACAGCAGCAACAGCGAACATCGGCGTCGTCGGCCTGGCGGTGATGGGCTCGAACCTGGCCCGCAACCTGGCCAGCCGCGAGGGCAACACGGTCGCCGTGTTCAACCGCACCTGGTCGAAGACCGAGACGCTCATCACCGAGCACCCCGAGGCCGGGTTCGTCGCCTCGGAGGAGATCGACGACTTCGTCGCGTCGCTCCAGCAGCCGCGCACCGCGATCATCATGGTCAAGGCGGGGGCGGGCACGGATGCGGTGATCAACGAGCTGGCGGACCGCTTCGAGCCGGGCGACATCATCGTCGACGGCGGCAACGCGCTGTTCACCGACACGATCCGCCGCGAGAAGGCGCTGCGCGAGCGCGGCCTGAACTTCGTCGGCGCCGGCATCTCCGGCGGCGAGGAAGGCGCGCTGCTCGGCCCGTCGATCATGCCCGGCGGCTCGGCGCAGGCGTGGGAGACGCTCGGCCCGATCCTGAAGTCGATCGCGGCGGTCGCCGAGGGCGAGCCGTGCGTGACGCACATCGGCACCGACGGCGCCGGCCACTTCGTGAAGATGATCCACAACGGCATCGAGTACGCCGACATGCAGTTGATCGCCGAGGCCTACGACCTCATCCGACGCGGCACGGGCAAGTCGCCGGCCGAGATCGCCGAGGTCTTCGCCGAGTGGAACCGCGGCGAGCTCGAGAGCTACCTCATCGAGATCACCGCCGAGGTGCTGCGCCAGGTCGACGCCGAGACGGGCAAGCCGCTGGTCGACGTCATCCTCGACCAGGCGGGCGCGAAGGGCACCGGCGCGTGGACCGTGAAGAGCGCGCTCGACCTGGGCATCCCCGTGTCGGGCATCGCGGAGGCGGTGTTCGCGCGGTCGCTGTCGTCGAAGCCGGCACAGCGCGCCGCGGCATCCGACCTGCCCGGCCCGGCCGAGGCCTGGACCGTCGACGACGCCGACGCCTTCATCGAGGACGTGCGCAAGGCGCTCTTCGCCTCGAAGATCGTCGCCTACTCGCAGGGCTTCGACGAGATCGTCGCGGGCGCCGAGGAGTACGGCTGGGACATCCACAAGGGCGAGGTCGCGAAGATCTGGCGGGGCGGATGCATCATCCGCGCCCAGTTCCTCAACCGCATCACCGACGCGTACGCCGCCGACCCGGGTCTCGTGGCGCTGCTGACCGCACCGTACTTCCGCGACGCGCTGACCGAGTCGCAGGAGGCGTGGCGCCGGGTGGTCGTGGCGGCCGCGCAGGCGGGCATCCCGTCGCCGGCGTTCTCGTCGTCGCTCGCGTACTACGACGGGCTGCGGGCCGACCGCCTGCCGGCCGCGCTCGTGCAGGGGCAGCGCGACTTCTTCGGCGCGCACACGTACCAGCGGGTCGACAAGGACGGCATCTTCCACACCCTCTGGTCGGGCGACCGCACCGAGATCGAGACCGACGGCCCGAGCCACTAG
- a CDS encoding immunity protein Imm33 domain-containing protein has product MEPYETQIATAKRFRADPLVPQPDLRVGIARNVRSGLQPLNALRHQPDGDTSGWFVWAGDELSDAPDFFVSLHVSHVGEWCPTLQPYLALPPGWRILLAPGYEDVWFDEHLLRPRRTTTAGRKG; this is encoded by the coding sequence ATGGAACCCTACGAAACCCAGATCGCGACTGCGAAGCGCTTTCGCGCCGACCCACTCGTCCCGCAACCCGACCTCAGGGTGGGCATCGCGAGGAATGTGCGTTCCGGACTCCAGCCATTGAACGCGCTTCGGCACCAGCCTGACGGAGATACCTCCGGTTGGTTCGTCTGGGCCGGAGACGAGCTGTCTGACGCCCCAGACTTCTTCGTGTCCCTGCACGTCTCCCATGTCGGCGAGTGGTGTCCGACGCTCCAGCCCTATCTCGCGCTTCCGCCGGGTTGGCGGATCCTCTTGGCGCCCGGCTACGAGGACGTCTGGTTCGACGAGCACCTTCTGAGACCAAGACGAACGACCACTGCGGGTCGGAAAGGGTGA
- the pth gene encoding aminoacyl-tRNA hydrolase: MGLFDRLRRREDPAVAANTWLVVGLGNPGSQYAGNRHNVGQMVADELASRIGATFRSHRTPSRVAEGFVRPGGAKLIIAKPNSYMNTSGGPVSALVKFASVPADRVIVVHDELDIPFDTVRLKRGGGHGGHNGLRDIAKALSTPDFVRVRVGIGRPPGRQDPADFVLRDFAGAERQALPSLLSDAADAVEAIVDDGLVAAQQRFHAPA, encoded by the coding sequence ATGGGCCTGTTCGATCGCCTGCGCCGCCGAGAGGACCCCGCAGTGGCCGCGAACACCTGGCTCGTCGTGGGCCTCGGCAACCCCGGATCCCAGTACGCCGGCAACCGCCACAACGTCGGGCAGATGGTCGCCGACGAGCTGGCCTCGCGCATCGGCGCAACGTTCCGCTCGCACCGCACGCCGTCGCGCGTCGCGGAGGGCTTCGTGCGCCCCGGCGGCGCGAAGCTCATCATCGCCAAGCCGAACAGCTACATGAACACGTCGGGCGGTCCCGTGTCGGCGCTCGTGAAGTTCGCGTCGGTGCCGGCCGACCGCGTGATCGTGGTGCACGACGAGCTCGACATCCCGTTCGACACCGTGCGCCTGAAGCGCGGCGGCGGGCACGGCGGCCACAACGGACTGCGCGACATCGCCAAGGCGCTCTCGACGCCCGACTTCGTGCGCGTGCGCGTGGGCATCGGGCGCCCGCCGGGCCGTCAGGACCCCGCCGACTTCGTGCTGCGCGACTTCGCCGGCGCCGAGCGCCAGGCGCTGCCGTCACTGCTGTCGGATGCCGCGGATGCCGTCGAGGCGATCGTCGACGACGGCCTCGTGGCGGCGCAGCAGCGCTTCCACGCGCCGGCGTAG
- a CDS encoding RNase H family protein, with product MIIAAADGSALGNPGPAGWAWYVDDACWAAGGWPHGTNNQGELTAVLELLRATAHLDDELVIHCDSRYVIDAITKWMPGWKRKGWRKRDGSPVLNLEIMQALDAAMVGRNARFEWVRGHTGHDLNEAADDRARAAATAYQRKTEVPAGPGWSDDCVTDAGESDDTDTATDAPEGDDPNTATDAPEPAPATPAADAPKPAAAPAAAARPDRTDDDAALFDFDDPEADWRTLQLELTTEEHTRLTERARAAGVTPEEFLRGLI from the coding sequence ATGATCATCGCCGCCGCCGACGGATCCGCGCTCGGCAACCCCGGCCCCGCCGGGTGGGCCTGGTACGTCGACGACGCCTGCTGGGCCGCGGGCGGGTGGCCGCACGGCACGAACAACCAGGGCGAGCTGACGGCGGTGCTCGAGCTGCTGCGCGCGACGGCGCACCTCGACGACGAGCTCGTGATCCACTGCGACAGCCGCTACGTCATCGACGCGATCACCAAGTGGATGCCCGGCTGGAAGCGCAAGGGCTGGCGCAAGCGCGACGGATCCCCCGTGCTCAACCTCGAGATCATGCAGGCGCTCGACGCCGCGATGGTCGGCCGCAACGCCCGCTTCGAGTGGGTGCGCGGACACACCGGCCACGACCTCAACGAGGCCGCCGACGACCGGGCGCGCGCCGCCGCCACCGCCTACCAGCGCAAGACCGAGGTGCCCGCGGGCCCGGGCTGGTCGGACGACTGCGTGACGGATGCCGGTGAGTCCGACGACACCGACACGGCGACGGATGCCCCTGAAGGCGACGACCCGAACACGGCGACGGATGCCCCTGAGCCGGCGCCTGCAACCCCCGCAGCGGATGCCCCGAAGCCGGCCGCCGCGCCCGCCGCCGCCGCGCGACCCGACCGCACCGACGACGACGCCGCCCTCTTCGACTTCGACGACCCCGAGGCGGACTGGCGCACGCTGCAACTCGAGCTCACGACCGAGGAGCACACGCGCCTCACCGAGCGCGCCCGCGCCGCGGGCGTCACGCCCGAGGAGTTCCTCCGCGGCCTGATCTGA
- a CDS encoding Imm27 family immunity protein, whose protein sequence is MKCACATLYRLDDAEARHYATEHLQRLAVDNETWSVTYECPGTGRKWLLDYPHSEYHGGGPPRLRQLDFDGTPLEVVLKDPDL, encoded by the coding sequence ATGAAGTGCGCGTGCGCGACCCTCTATCGCCTCGACGACGCCGAGGCGCGCCACTACGCGACTGAGCACCTGCAGCGGCTTGCGGTCGACAACGAGACCTGGTCTGTGACCTACGAGTGCCCGGGCACCGGCAGGAAGTGGCTCCTCGACTATCCGCACAGTGAGTACCACGGCGGTGGTCCGCCGAGGCTGAGGCAACTCGACTTCGACGGCACCCCCCTCGAGGTCGTTCTGAAGGATCCCGACCTGTAG
- a CDS encoding DUF7674 family protein translates to MSVQTVAAVRALVAEHPILADVLSESVEDNCGEVLPHLILADVMRWLASHVESEQEVCIAIVRWLELEYERGTSDVRDLIAVSGVEMIPDPGQPGSQLRTMLGPTLRSVDPWLPWGSERDR, encoded by the coding sequence ATGAGTGTGCAAACCGTCGCCGCTGTCCGCGCTCTCGTAGCGGAGCATCCGATTCTCGCCGACGTTCTCTCTGAGTCTGTGGAGGACAACTGCGGGGAAGTGCTCCCTCACTTGATACTCGCTGACGTCATGCGTTGGCTCGCATCGCATGTCGAGTCGGAGCAGGAGGTCTGTATCGCCATCGTCCGCTGGCTCGAACTCGAGTACGAACGCGGTACGTCGGATGTGCGTGATCTGATCGCCGTGAGCGGGGTCGAGATGATTCCAGACCCCGGGCAGCCCGGATCCCAGCTCCGTACGATGCTCGGCCCGACGCTGCGTAGCGTTGATCCGTGGCTCCCGTGGGGGAGCGAACGTGACCGATGA
- a CDS encoding HEAT repeat domain-containing protein gives MTRTEPPAPEEGPILERLAAEGYEVESLAELRHSGIRYRKAIPVLVDALNSSVEPKTLMEVVRALSVPWAKPSAVPGLIDLFAVVDDPNELGLRWAVGNALDVTWDDAYFDHLAQLARERSYGRGREMLVLGLGRSKRPEAGTLLIELLDDPTVNGHAVKALGKLTIPEARAGLEQMTGDSRTWVRKAAARALAKLD, from the coding sequence ATGACACGAACCGAGCCGCCAGCGCCAGAGGAAGGCCCGATCCTCGAACGACTCGCGGCGGAAGGGTACGAGGTCGAATCCTTGGCCGAGCTTCGGCACTCCGGTATCCGCTACCGGAAGGCAATCCCGGTCCTCGTCGATGCACTCAACTCGAGTGTCGAGCCGAAGACACTCATGGAAGTCGTTCGCGCCCTGAGCGTCCCATGGGCCAAGCCGTCAGCCGTGCCGGGGTTGATCGACCTGTTCGCGGTAGTGGATGATCCGAACGAGCTTGGGCTGCGATGGGCGGTCGGCAACGCGCTCGACGTGACCTGGGACGATGCATACTTCGACCACCTTGCCCAGCTCGCTCGTGAGCGGTCGTATGGCCGCGGTAGGGAGATGTTGGTTCTGGGTTTAGGGCGCTCCAAGCGACCGGAGGCTGGAACTCTGCTCATCGAGCTCCTTGACGACCCGACGGTGAACGGCCACGCGGTGAAGGCGCTCGGGAAGCTCACGATCCCTGAGGCGCGTGCTGGGTTGGAGCAAATGACGGGTGATTCGCGAACCTGGGTACGGAAGGCGGCAGCGCGCGCCTTGGCAAAGCTGGATTAG